Proteins encoded in a region of the Phacochoerus africanus isolate WHEZ1 chromosome 8, ROS_Pafr_v1, whole genome shotgun sequence genome:
- the MED25 gene encoding mediator of RNA polymerase II transcription subunit 25 isoform X3, with protein MVLGSEGPARAGGLVADVVFVIEGTANLGPYFEGLRKHYLLPAIEYFNGGPPAETDFGGDYGGTQYSLVVFNTVDCAPESYVQCHAPTSSAYEFVTWLDGIKFMGGGGESCSLIAEGLSTALQLFDDFKKMREQIGQTHRVCLLICNSPPYLLPAVESTTYSGCTTESLVQKIGERGIYFSIVSPRKLPALRLLFEKAAPPAMLEPLQPPADVSQDPRHMVLVRGLVLPVGGGSAPGPLQPKQPVPLPPAPPSGATLSAAPQQPLPPVPQQYQVPGNLSAAQVAAQNAVEAAKNQKAGLGPRFSPINPLQQAAPGVGSPYSQAQAPPMPPGAPGASKPPPASQPSLVSTVAPGLAPSAQPGAPSMAGTVAPGGVSGPSAAQLGAPALGGQQSVSNKLLAWSGVLEWQEKPKPASVDANTKLTRSLPCQVYVNHGENLKTEQWPQKLIMQLIPQQLLTTLGPLFRNSRMVQFHFTNKDLDSLKGLYRIMGNGFVSVRAPLPLGPRELFLVAGLPLRPLAPQPSSRACTCVILRTCARLRSSLRANRGKSGQERLGGSSGLQQGFAGVLASRDRGRPECRSHTSGNEKPERHLGVRRAGLSEGSRGRPWPPAAGSPGGVGSRQQNSSLFPLSHGRLSSVFTWHLLPVCVFSRGRQPLHGGHLNHLNLLHRQTPCFQTRPHP; from the exons ATGGTACTCGGGTCGGAGGGCCCGGCGCGCGCCGGGGGCCTCGTAGCTGACGTGGTGTTTGTGATTGAGGGCACAGCTAACCTGGGGCCCTACTTCGAGGGGCTTCGAAAGCACTACCTGCTCCCCGCCATCGA GTATTTTAATGGTGGTCCTCCTGCGGAGACCGACTTCGGGGGAGAC TATGGGGGGACCCAGTACAGCCTCGTGGTGTTCAACACGGTGGACTGCGCTCCAGAGTCCTACGTACAATGTCACGCTCCTACCAGCAGCGCCTATGAGTTTGTCACCTGGCTGGATGGCATTAA GTTCATGGGCGGGGGTGGTGAGAGCTGCAGCCTCATCGCAGAAGGTCTCAGCACAGCCCTGCAGCTGTTTGATGACTTCAAGAAGATGCGGGAGCAGAT CGGCCAGACACACCGCGTCTGCCTCCTCATCTGTAACTCGCCCCCGTACCTGCTGCCTGCGGTGGAGAGCACCACCTACTCGGGGTGCACGACCGAGAGTCTCGTGCAGAAGATTGGGGAG CGAGGGATCTACTTCTCCATCGTGTCGCCCCGGAAGCTGCCCGCCCTGCGGCTCCTGTTCGAGAAGGCGGCTCCTCCAGCCATGCTGGAGCCGCTGCAGCCACCGGCAGATGTGAGCCAGGACCCGCGGCACATGGTGCTGGTTCGGGGCCTTGTGCTGCCAG TCGGCGGTGGCTCAGCCCCAGGCCCCCTCCAGCCAAAGCAGCCTGTGCCCCTGCCTCCCGCTCCACCCTCGGGTGCCACGCTCTCGGCAGCCCCCCAGCAGCCTCTTCCCCCTGTCCCCCAGCAGTACCAG GTCCCTGGGAACCTGAGTGCCGCCCAGGTGGCTGCCCAGAACGCAGTGGAGGCCGCCAAGAACCAGAAGGCCGGGCTGGGCCCTCGCT TCTCGCCTATCAACCCTCTTCAGCAAGCTGCTCCAGGAGTGGGTTCCCCCTacagccaggcccaggccccccCAATGCCCCCAGGGGCCCCCGGCGCCTCCAAGCCACCTCCGGCTTCCCAGCCCAGCCTGGTCTCCActgtggcccctggcctggccccctcTGCGCAGCCGGGAGCACCATCCATG GCGGGCACTGTGGCCCCAGGCGGGGTGAGTGGCCCTTCTGCTGCCCAGCTAGGGGCCCCAGCCCTCGGTGGGCAGCAGTCAGTCTCCAACAAACTTCTGGCCTGGAGCGGGGTCCTTGAGTGGCAAGAG AAGCCCAAGCCTGCCTCTGTGGACGCTAACACCAAGCTGACTCGCTCGCTGCCTTGTCAGGTCTACGTGAATCACGGCGAGAACCT GAAGACGGAGCAGTGGCCCCAGAAGCTGATCATGCAGCTCATCCCCCAGCAGCTGCTG ACCACGCTGGGCCCCCTGTTCCGCAACTCGAGGATGGTGCAGTTCCACTTCACCAACAAGGACCTGGACTCGCTCAAAGGCCTCTACCGCATCATGGGCAACGGCTTCGTGAGTGTGCGGGCGCCCCTCCCTCTGGGCCCGAGGGAGCTGTTTTTGGTGGCGGGGCTGCCTTTGCGACCCCTGGCTCCTCAGCCTTCCTCTAGAGCCTGCACGTGTGTTATACTTAGAACATGCGCCAGACTGAGGTCTAGTCTGCGCGCAAACCGTGGCAAGTCAGGACAGGAGCGGTTAGGAGGAAGCTCTGGGCTCCAGCAGGGCTTTGCTGGCGTGTTGGCTTCCCGGGACCGAGGGCGACCCGAGTGTCGCTCTCACACTTCTGGAAATGAGAAACCTGAACGACACCTGGGTGTCCGCAGGGCCGGGctctctgaaggctctagagGGAGACCTTGGCCGCCTGCTGCTGGTAGCCCGGGCGGGGTTGGCTCCAGGCAGCAAAACTCCAGTCTGTTTCCACTGTCACATGGCCGTCTTTCTTCTGTCTTCACGTGGCATCTCCTCCCTGTGTGTGTCTTCTCACGAGGACGCCAGCCATTACATGGGGGCCACTTGAATCATCTTAACCTGTTACATCGGCAGACACCCTGTTTCCAAACAAGGCCACATCCCTAG
- the MED25 gene encoding mediator of RNA polymerase II transcription subunit 25 isoform X2, with protein MVLGSEGPARAGGLVADVVFVIEGTANLGPYFEGLRKHYLLPAIEYFNGGPPAETDFGGDYGGTQYSLVVFNTVDCAPESYVQCHAPTSSAYEFVTWLDGIKFMGGGGESCSLIAEGLSTALQLFDDFKKMREQIGQTHRVCLLICNSPPYLLPAVESTTYSGCTTESLVQKIGERGIYFSIVSPRKLPALRLLFEKAAPPAMLEPLQPPADVSQDPRHMVLVRGLVLPVGGGSAPGPLQPKQPVPLPPAPPSGATLSAAPQQPLPPVPQQYQVPGNLSAAQVAAQNAVEAAKNQKAGLGPRFSPINPLQQAAPGVGSPYSQAQAPPMPPGAPGASKPPPASQPSLVSTVAPGLAPSAQPGAPSMAGTVAPGGVSGPSAAQLGAPALGGQQSVSNKLLAWSGVLEWQEKPKPASVDANTKLTRSLPCQVYVNHGENLKTEQWPQKLIMQLIPQQLLTTLGPLFRNSRMVQFHFTNKDLDSLKGLYRIMGNGFAGCVHFPHTAPCEVRVLMLLYSSKKKIFMGLIPYDQSGFVNGIRQVITNHKQVQQQKLEQQRGMGAQQAPPGLGPILEDQARPSQNLLQLRPPQPQPQGAVGASAATGQPQPQGTAQAPPGAPQGPPGAAPGPPPPGPILRPQNPGANPQLRSLLLNPPPPQTGVPPPQASLHHLQPPGAPALLPPPHQGLGQPQLGPPLLHPPPAQSWPAQLPPRAPLPGQMLLSGGPRGPVPQPGLQPSVMEDDILMDLI; from the exons ATGGTACTCGGGTCGGAGGGCCCGGCGCGCGCCGGGGGCCTCGTAGCTGACGTGGTGTTTGTGATTGAGGGCACAGCTAACCTGGGGCCCTACTTCGAGGGGCTTCGAAAGCACTACCTGCTCCCCGCCATCGA GTATTTTAATGGTGGTCCTCCTGCGGAGACCGACTTCGGGGGAGAC TATGGGGGGACCCAGTACAGCCTCGTGGTGTTCAACACGGTGGACTGCGCTCCAGAGTCCTACGTACAATGTCACGCTCCTACCAGCAGCGCCTATGAGTTTGTCACCTGGCTGGATGGCATTAA GTTCATGGGCGGGGGTGGTGAGAGCTGCAGCCTCATCGCAGAAGGTCTCAGCACAGCCCTGCAGCTGTTTGATGACTTCAAGAAGATGCGGGAGCAGAT CGGCCAGACACACCGCGTCTGCCTCCTCATCTGTAACTCGCCCCCGTACCTGCTGCCTGCGGTGGAGAGCACCACCTACTCGGGGTGCACGACCGAGAGTCTCGTGCAGAAGATTGGGGAG CGAGGGATCTACTTCTCCATCGTGTCGCCCCGGAAGCTGCCCGCCCTGCGGCTCCTGTTCGAGAAGGCGGCTCCTCCAGCCATGCTGGAGCCGCTGCAGCCACCGGCAGATGTGAGCCAGGACCCGCGGCACATGGTGCTGGTTCGGGGCCTTGTGCTGCCAG TCGGCGGTGGCTCAGCCCCAGGCCCCCTCCAGCCAAAGCAGCCTGTGCCCCTGCCTCCCGCTCCACCCTCGGGTGCCACGCTCTCGGCAGCCCCCCAGCAGCCTCTTCCCCCTGTCCCCCAGCAGTACCAG GTCCCTGGGAACCTGAGTGCCGCCCAGGTGGCTGCCCAGAACGCAGTGGAGGCCGCCAAGAACCAGAAGGCCGGGCTGGGCCCTCGCT TCTCGCCTATCAACCCTCTTCAGCAAGCTGCTCCAGGAGTGGGTTCCCCCTacagccaggcccaggccccccCAATGCCCCCAGGGGCCCCCGGCGCCTCCAAGCCACCTCCGGCTTCCCAGCCCAGCCTGGTCTCCActgtggcccctggcctggccccctcTGCGCAGCCGGGAGCACCATCCATG GCGGGCACTGTGGCCCCAGGCGGGGTGAGTGGCCCTTCTGCTGCCCAGCTAGGGGCCCCAGCCCTCGGTGGGCAGCAGTCAGTCTCCAACAAACTTCTGGCCTGGAGCGGGGTCCTTGAGTGGCAAGAG AAGCCCAAGCCTGCCTCTGTGGACGCTAACACCAAGCTGACTCGCTCGCTGCCTTGTCAGGTCTACGTGAATCACGGCGAGAACCT GAAGACGGAGCAGTGGCCCCAGAAGCTGATCATGCAGCTCATCCCCCAGCAGCTGCTG ACCACGCTGGGCCCCCTGTTCCGCAACTCGAGGATGGTGCAGTTCCACTTCACCAACAAGGACCTGGACTCGCTCAAAGGCCTCTACCGCATCATGGGCAACGGCTTC GCGGGCTGCGTGCACTTTCCCCACACGGCCCCCTGCGAGGTGCGCGTGCTCATGCTCCTGTACTCGTCCAAGAAGAAGATCTTCATGGGCCTCATCCCCTACGACCAGAGCGGCTTCGTCAATGGCATCCGGCAGGTCATCACCAACCACAAGCAAGTCCAGCAGCAGAAGCTGGAGCAGCAGCGTGGG ATGGGGGCACAGCAGGcgcccccagggctgggccccaTTCTGGAAGACCAGGCCAGGCCCTCGCAGAATCTG CTCCAACTCCGCCCGCCGCAGCCCCAGCCTCAGGGTGCCGTGGGGGCCTCTGCAGCCAcggggcagccccagccccaaggtACTGCCCAGGCCCCCCCAGGTGCCCCACAAGGCCCCCCTGGAGCGGCCCCTGGCCCACCCCCGCCCGGACCCATCCTTCGGCCCCAGAACCCTGGGGCCAACCCCCAGCTGCGGAGCCTTCTCCTCAACCCGCCACCG CCCCAGACTGGggttcccccaccccaggcctccctgcACCACCTCCAGCCACCAGGGGCCCCTGCACTGCTGCCCCCACCGCaccagggcctggggcagcccCAGCTGGGGCCCCCGCTCCTGCACCCACCACCCGCTCAGTCTTGGCCGGCACAGCTTCCCCCAAGGGCTCCACTGCCAG GTCAGATGCTGCTGAGCGGGGGTCCCCGGGGCCCGGTCCCCCAGCCGGGCCTGCAGCCCAGCGTCATGGAGGacgacatcctcatggacctcATCTGA
- the MED25 gene encoding mediator of RNA polymerase II transcription subunit 25 isoform X1, translating into MVLGSEGPARAGGLVADVVFVIEGTANLGPYFEGLRKHYLLPAIEYFNGGPPAETDFGGDYGGTQYSLVVFNTVDCAPESYVQCHAPTSSAYEFVTWLDGIKFMGGGGESCSLIAEGLSTALQLFDDFKKMREQIGQTHRVCLLICNSPPYLLPAVESTTYSGCTTESLVQKIGERGIYFSIVSPRKLPALRLLFEKAAPPAMLEPLQPPADVSQDPRHMVLVRGLVLPVGGGSAPGPLQPKQPVPLPPAPPSGATLSAAPQQPLPPVPQQYQVPGNLSAAQVAAQNAVEAAKNQKAGLGPRFSPINPLQQAAPGVGSPYSQAQAPPMPPGAPGASKPPPASQPSLVSTVAPGLAPSAQPGAPSMAGTVAPGGVSGPSAAQLGAPALGGQQSVSNKLLAWSGVLEWQEKPKPASVDANTKLTRSLPCQVYVNHGENLKTEQWPQKLIMQLIPQQLLTTLGPLFRNSRMVQFHFTNKDLDSLKGLYRIMGNGFAGCVHFPHTAPCEVRVLMLLYSSKKKIFMGLIPYDQSGFVNGIRQVITNHKQVQQQKLEQQRGMGAQQAPPGLGPILEDQARPSQNLLQLRPPQPQPQGAVGASAATGQPQPQGTAQAPPGAPQGPPGAAPGPPPPGPILRPQNPGANPQLRSLLLNPPPPQTGVPPPQASLHHLQPPGAPALLPPPHQGLGQPQLGPPLLHPPPAQSWPAQLPPRAPLPVAKRKREREGHVFREKWERAYFFVEVKSLPTCLICKKIVSVLKEYNLRRHYESKHSKSFDQYTEQTRDAILSELKKGLKCQ; encoded by the exons ATGGTACTCGGGTCGGAGGGCCCGGCGCGCGCCGGGGGCCTCGTAGCTGACGTGGTGTTTGTGATTGAGGGCACAGCTAACCTGGGGCCCTACTTCGAGGGGCTTCGAAAGCACTACCTGCTCCCCGCCATCGA GTATTTTAATGGTGGTCCTCCTGCGGAGACCGACTTCGGGGGAGAC TATGGGGGGACCCAGTACAGCCTCGTGGTGTTCAACACGGTGGACTGCGCTCCAGAGTCCTACGTACAATGTCACGCTCCTACCAGCAGCGCCTATGAGTTTGTCACCTGGCTGGATGGCATTAA GTTCATGGGCGGGGGTGGTGAGAGCTGCAGCCTCATCGCAGAAGGTCTCAGCACAGCCCTGCAGCTGTTTGATGACTTCAAGAAGATGCGGGAGCAGAT CGGCCAGACACACCGCGTCTGCCTCCTCATCTGTAACTCGCCCCCGTACCTGCTGCCTGCGGTGGAGAGCACCACCTACTCGGGGTGCACGACCGAGAGTCTCGTGCAGAAGATTGGGGAG CGAGGGATCTACTTCTCCATCGTGTCGCCCCGGAAGCTGCCCGCCCTGCGGCTCCTGTTCGAGAAGGCGGCTCCTCCAGCCATGCTGGAGCCGCTGCAGCCACCGGCAGATGTGAGCCAGGACCCGCGGCACATGGTGCTGGTTCGGGGCCTTGTGCTGCCAG TCGGCGGTGGCTCAGCCCCAGGCCCCCTCCAGCCAAAGCAGCCTGTGCCCCTGCCTCCCGCTCCACCCTCGGGTGCCACGCTCTCGGCAGCCCCCCAGCAGCCTCTTCCCCCTGTCCCCCAGCAGTACCAG GTCCCTGGGAACCTGAGTGCCGCCCAGGTGGCTGCCCAGAACGCAGTGGAGGCCGCCAAGAACCAGAAGGCCGGGCTGGGCCCTCGCT TCTCGCCTATCAACCCTCTTCAGCAAGCTGCTCCAGGAGTGGGTTCCCCCTacagccaggcccaggccccccCAATGCCCCCAGGGGCCCCCGGCGCCTCCAAGCCACCTCCGGCTTCCCAGCCCAGCCTGGTCTCCActgtggcccctggcctggccccctcTGCGCAGCCGGGAGCACCATCCATG GCGGGCACTGTGGCCCCAGGCGGGGTGAGTGGCCCTTCTGCTGCCCAGCTAGGGGCCCCAGCCCTCGGTGGGCAGCAGTCAGTCTCCAACAAACTTCTGGCCTGGAGCGGGGTCCTTGAGTGGCAAGAG AAGCCCAAGCCTGCCTCTGTGGACGCTAACACCAAGCTGACTCGCTCGCTGCCTTGTCAGGTCTACGTGAATCACGGCGAGAACCT GAAGACGGAGCAGTGGCCCCAGAAGCTGATCATGCAGCTCATCCCCCAGCAGCTGCTG ACCACGCTGGGCCCCCTGTTCCGCAACTCGAGGATGGTGCAGTTCCACTTCACCAACAAGGACCTGGACTCGCTCAAAGGCCTCTACCGCATCATGGGCAACGGCTTC GCGGGCTGCGTGCACTTTCCCCACACGGCCCCCTGCGAGGTGCGCGTGCTCATGCTCCTGTACTCGTCCAAGAAGAAGATCTTCATGGGCCTCATCCCCTACGACCAGAGCGGCTTCGTCAATGGCATCCGGCAGGTCATCACCAACCACAAGCAAGTCCAGCAGCAGAAGCTGGAGCAGCAGCGTGGG ATGGGGGCACAGCAGGcgcccccagggctgggccccaTTCTGGAAGACCAGGCCAGGCCCTCGCAGAATCTG CTCCAACTCCGCCCGCCGCAGCCCCAGCCTCAGGGTGCCGTGGGGGCCTCTGCAGCCAcggggcagccccagccccaaggtACTGCCCAGGCCCCCCCAGGTGCCCCACAAGGCCCCCCTGGAGCGGCCCCTGGCCCACCCCCGCCCGGACCCATCCTTCGGCCCCAGAACCCTGGGGCCAACCCCCAGCTGCGGAGCCTTCTCCTCAACCCGCCACCG CCCCAGACTGGggttcccccaccccaggcctccctgcACCACCTCCAGCCACCAGGGGCCCCTGCACTGCTGCCCCCACCGCaccagggcctggggcagcccCAGCTGGGGCCCCCGCTCCTGCACCCACCACCCGCTCAGTCTTGGCCGGCACAGCTTCCCCCAAGGGCTCCACTGCCAG TGGCAAAACGAAAGCGAGAACGAGAGGGCCACGTGTTTCGAGAGAAATGGGAGCGAGCCTATTTCTTTGTGGAGGTGAAGAGCCTGCCCACGTGCTTAATATGCAAAAAAATCGTGTCTGTGTTGAAAGAGTACAACCTGCGGCGCCACTATGAATCCAAACACAGTAAGAGCTTCGACCAGTACACGGAGCAGACGCGGGACGCCATCCTCAGTGAGCTGAAGAAGGGCCTCAAGTGCCAGTAG